The following is a genomic window from Aquificota bacterium.
GGCCTTAGGCTTTTTTATAAAAAAGGAAAGAGATACCTTCCTACAAGCAACGCCCATATGCTATATCCCTATGCCAAAAAGTTGGTAGAACTAAAGCAATCCATCATAGAAGAAATAAGGCTTGTTACAGGTTCCTACAAGGGTAATATAAAGATAGGCGCCAGCTCCATACCGGGAAGCTACCTTCTGCCAGATATTATAAGCAGGTATATTAACAAAAACCCAAATACAAAGATAGACCTTACGGTGGAGGACTCTTACATAGTTATCAAAAAGGTTGAGGCTGGGGAGGTGGATATGGGGTTTGTGGGTGTAAAGTATGAAGACCCAAGGATTGAGGTAAAGGAAGTATGGGAGGATAACATAGTCTTTCTTGGCGGTCCAGGTGTGAAAGAGAGGATAAGCTTGGAGGAGCTTGTAAAACTACCCTTCCTTTTTAGAGAAGAGACCTCTGGAACAAGGAGGTTTGTAGAGAACTTTTTAAGGTCCATGGGTGTGGATGTAAGCAGTCTTAACGTAGTTTTGGTGGCCAACAAAAACGAGGTTATTTTAGAAGCTTTAAGGAATATTAGGGCTGTTTCCTTTTTGTCCTCTCATGTGTTAAAGAGGTTTAGGCCTCCAGAGGTAAAGGTTTTAAAGGTTGATGGAATGGACCCTCTTGTGAGGAAGTTCTATCTTATCTACAGCAAAGATAGGCCACAAAGCCCTGCCGTTAGGAACTTTTTAGAAGAGTTAAACAGAATTTTGGAAGAGGTTTTTGTTTAAACTTCTGCGCCTTCAAGTATTTTTTCACATCCACAATCTCTTTCTTCTGGAATCCTCTTTAAAAACTCAATAAGAACTTTTCCTATCTCCTCTTCCTTTTGTTTCATTAAGTTTATAACTTCATCGCTTGTTAGGCGATAGCCTGCAATGCCCGCCGCTGGGTTTGCCACCACACAAAGGCTCATATAACACATGGTAAGCTCACGGGCCAAGACCACCTCAGGATAGCTCGTCATGCCCACCACATCCCCACCCAGCTTTTCTATCATCCTTATCTCTGCGGGCGTTTCAAACCTTGGACCTTCCGTGCAGGCATAGGTGCCGGAGGCATGATAAGGAAGCTTTAGCTCCTCAAGCACTTCAATCATAATCCTTCTCATCTGAGGGCAATAGAGCTGGGTTGCGTCTATATGGACCACCTTACCCTCTTTTAAAAGCCTTGCCACCTTGTCCTCACCGGCCACTGGCAGGGAGAACTTGCCCTCATAAAAGGTGTCCTTCCTATTCTTTGTAAAGTCCAAAAGGTCATCTATAACTACAAAGTCTCCCGGTGATAGCCTTCTGTTTATACCACCCACAGCAGATATGGCTATTACCCTCTTTACACCCAGCTCCCTAAAAGCCCAGAGGTTTGCCCTATATGGGACAAGATGGGGAGGGTATATGTGGCCTTCTCCATGCCTTGAGAGGAAGAAAAGCCTTTTCCCTGCCACATTCACCACCACTACGGGAGAGGAGGGTTCTCCAAAGGGTGTTCTTACCTTGATTTTATCTATTACCTCAAAGCCCTCAAGCTTGTATAGACCACTTCCACCAATTACACCTATCATAGCTCCCTGGAGGGACAGAGGTCATACAAAGGGCATTCAAAATGCTTTGGCTTTTGTGCCGTGCATATGTATCTTCCAAGCAGTATGAGAAGGTTTGAAAACTTGCCCCAAAGCTCTCTTGGGACCTGCTCCATAAGGTCCCTTTCTATCTTT
Proteins encoded in this region:
- a CDS encoding LysR family transcriptional regulator, coding for MKPIDIDLRLLEIFCCVYEKGSISKSSDCLHLSQSTISFHVHNLEKSIGLRLFYKKGKRYLPTSNAHMLYPYAKKLVELKQSIIEEIRLVTGSYKGNIKIGASSIPGSYLLPDIISRYINKNPNTKIDLTVEDSYIVIKKVEAGEVDMGFVGVKYEDPRIEVKEVWEDNIVFLGGPGVKERISLEELVKLPFLFREETSGTRRFVENFLRSMGVDVSSLNVVLVANKNEVILEALRNIRAVSFLSSHVLKRFRPPEVKVLKVDGMDPLVRKFYLIYSKDRPQSPAVRNFLEELNRILEEVFV
- the mtnP gene encoding S-methyl-5'-thioadenosine phosphorylase — its product is MIGVIGGSGLYKLEGFEVIDKIKVRTPFGEPSSPVVVVNVAGKRLFFLSRHGEGHIYPPHLVPYRANLWAFRELGVKRVIAISAVGGINRRLSPGDFVVIDDLLDFTKNRKDTFYEGKFSLPVAGEDKVARLLKEGKVVHIDATQLYCPQMRRIMIEVLEELKLPYHASGTYACTEGPRFETPAEIRMIEKLGGDVVGMTSYPEVVLARELTMCYMSLCVVANPAAGIAGYRLTSDEVINLMKQKEEEIGKVLIEFLKRIPEERDCGCEKILEGAEV